One stretch of Pseudomonas azotoformans DNA includes these proteins:
- a CDS encoding aminotransferase class III-fold pyridoxal phosphate-dependent enzyme, translating into MYEKYKTAEKKFWHPMGSSAPAQRSKTLIIARGDGNYITDIDGQRMLDGVGGLWNVNIGHNRASVKAAIAAQLDELAYYQTFDGIAHPRVFDLAERLTTLFAQERMTRVLFSSGGSDAVETALKMARQYWIASGEPGRTRFLSLRNGYHGVHMGGTSVGGNGVYHYNHGQLLAGCHLLDTPWLYRNPWDCRDPEALTAHCIRQLEEQIALLGAQTVAALIAEPVQGAGGVIVPPASYWPRLREVCDRHGIVLIADEVVTGFGRSGCMLGSRGWGVAPDILCLAKGITAGYIPLGATLFNQRIVDAIENGPGFSSMVMHGYTYSGHPTACAAALAVLDIVEAEDLPGNAARVGAYLLEQLKPLTERYPVIGEVRGKGLMIALDLVVDKATRQPLDPAGGQPSRIADEARRAGVLVRPIGNKIILSPPLTLTTDEADLIVSALDIAFTSYG; encoded by the coding sequence ATGTACGAAAAATACAAGACCGCCGAGAAAAAGTTCTGGCACCCCATGGGGTCCAGTGCCCCGGCGCAGCGCTCCAAGACGCTGATCATCGCCCGAGGTGACGGCAATTACATTACGGACATCGACGGCCAGCGCATGCTCGATGGCGTGGGCGGCCTGTGGAATGTGAACATTGGGCACAACCGTGCCAGCGTCAAGGCAGCGATTGCCGCGCAGTTGGATGAATTGGCGTATTACCAGACCTTCGACGGCATTGCCCACCCTCGGGTATTCGACCTGGCCGAACGGCTGACCACCTTGTTCGCCCAGGAACGCATGACACGCGTGCTGTTCAGTTCCGGCGGCTCCGATGCAGTCGAAACCGCGCTGAAAATGGCCCGCCAATACTGGATCGCCAGTGGCGAACCGGGGCGCACGCGGTTTCTGTCGCTGCGCAACGGCTATCACGGTGTGCACATGGGCGGCACATCGGTCGGCGGTAACGGTGTCTACCACTACAACCATGGGCAGCTGTTGGCCGGCTGCCATTTGCTCGACACCCCATGGCTGTATCGCAACCCCTGGGATTGCCGCGATCCCGAAGCGCTGACGGCGCACTGTATTCGGCAATTGGAGGAGCAGATCGCGTTGCTGGGCGCGCAGACGGTTGCCGCATTGATCGCCGAGCCGGTGCAGGGGGCCGGCGGGGTGATCGTACCGCCCGCCAGTTACTGGCCGCGCCTGCGGGAGGTGTGTGACCGCCACGGTATTGTGTTGATCGCCGACGAAGTGGTCACGGGGTTCGGCCGTTCCGGCTGCATGCTCGGCAGTCGTGGCTGGGGCGTCGCGCCGGACATCCTGTGCCTGGCCAAAGGCATCACGGCCGGGTACATCCCGCTGGGCGCCACGCTGTTCAACCAACGCATCGTCGACGCAATCGAGAACGGGCCTGGCTTCAGCAGCATGGTCATGCACGGCTACACGTACAGCGGCCACCCGACCGCCTGTGCGGCCGCGCTGGCGGTACTGGACATCGTCGAAGCCGAGGACCTGCCGGGCAACGCGGCCAGAGTGGGCGCGTACTTGCTGGAACAGCTCAAACCGTTGACCGAGCGCTATCCGGTGATCGGCGAAGTGCGTGGCAAGGGCCTGATGATCGCGCTGGACCTGGTGGTCGATAAGGCCACGCGCCAACCCCTCGACCCGGCTGGCGGCCAACCCTCGCGGATCGCCGACGAGGCGCGGCGTGCCGGTGTGCTGGTGCGACCGATCGGCAACAAGATCATTCTCTCGCCGCCATTGACCCTCACGACCGATGAGGCGGACTTGATCGTCTCTGCGCTGGATATCGCCTTCACCAGCTACGGCTAG
- a CDS encoding alginate export family protein: MRYPLRRPVFGSTFVCTLALCAIQQAQAYEVYSDDSRHLNADMTAVFGQFNSRKNYDGTSGGSTWREGFIKYGLSGDQALGGNGSAYGAFALVSSATWGDGDPGGNSVGTERTTKIEDAYLGWRSGDLFPALGKDGVDISGGRQVVKVGRGFLINDDGLNLGKGPADGTMNRGGAYYLAARHAFDRTAVLRLGGQEGLHGSVLWLKSDNRVQAETELAAGTLDYTAQPGTLGLTWVHGLDVNDRWASDFQRQRKGMNIYSLRAEGDAGVKNLSLAFEYAWQDKDAGPEKAWYGEAGYTFADTAWAPKVTYRYTRYSQNWDALFTGLSMGYGTWFQGEVAGNYAGPFNSNTRIHHVGLKATPLENLSLGALYFDYDTVRKSTALNLDARELDVYAEWVVNPHLIITPLVGLYKPKQDSTTGGNQVGGNGTNLYSQLTVAVPF, from the coding sequence ATGCGGTATCCATTGCGTCGTCCCGTGTTCGGTAGCACGTTCGTGTGCACATTGGCGCTGTGCGCCATTCAACAGGCCCAGGCCTATGAGGTGTACAGCGACGACAGCCGTCACCTCAACGCGGACATGACAGCGGTATTCGGTCAGTTCAACAGCCGCAAGAACTACGATGGCACCTCGGGCGGCTCCACATGGCGCGAGGGTTTTATCAAATACGGCCTGAGCGGTGACCAGGCCTTGGGCGGCAATGGCTCCGCGTATGGGGCATTCGCGCTGGTCAGCTCTGCCACCTGGGGCGACGGTGATCCGGGCGGAAACAGCGTGGGGACAGAGCGTACGACTAAAATCGAAGACGCCTACCTGGGGTGGCGCTCCGGCGATCTGTTTCCGGCGCTGGGCAAGGACGGCGTGGATATCTCCGGCGGGCGTCAGGTGGTCAAGGTCGGTCGCGGCTTCCTGATCAACGACGACGGACTGAACCTGGGCAAAGGTCCGGCCGATGGCACCATGAACCGTGGGGGCGCTTACTACCTGGCCGCCCGGCATGCGTTCGACCGAACCGCTGTGCTGCGCCTGGGTGGGCAGGAGGGCCTGCACGGCAGCGTGCTGTGGCTCAAGTCCGACAACCGCGTCCAGGCCGAAACCGAACTGGCCGCCGGCACCCTGGATTACACCGCGCAACCGGGCACGCTTGGGCTGACCTGGGTGCATGGCCTTGACGTGAACGATCGATGGGCCAGCGACTTTCAGCGCCAGCGCAAGGGTATGAATATCTACAGCCTGCGCGCAGAGGGCGATGCGGGCGTCAAGAACCTCAGCCTGGCGTTTGAATACGCCTGGCAGGACAAGGACGCCGGGCCGGAGAAAGCCTGGTACGGCGAAGCGGGCTACACCTTTGCCGATACCGCCTGGGCACCCAAGGTGACCTATCGCTATACGCGTTACTCGCAGAACTGGGATGCGCTGTTCACTGGCTTGAGCATGGGCTATGGCACCTGGTTCCAGGGCGAAGTGGCCGGTAACTACGCCGGACCGTTCAACAGCAACACGCGTATCCATCACGTCGGGCTGAAGGCAACCCCACTGGAAAACCTGAGTTTGGGCGCGCTGTATTTCGATTACGACACCGTGCGTAAAAGCACGGCGCTGAACCTCGACGCCCGCGAGCTGGATGTGTACGCCGAGTGGGTGGTCAACCCGCACTTGATCATCACCCCGCTGGTGGGGCTCTACAAACCCAAGCAGGACTCGACCACCGGTGGCAACCAGGTCGGCGGCAACGGCACCAACCTGTACAGCCAATTGACGGTGGCCGTGCCGTTCTGA
- a CDS encoding IclR family transcriptional regulator, with protein sequence MSSLSKLLSVLDLFGPQTLKIDPDTIAERMGLSRATVYRYVKDLCDAGLLTRVDAGSYGLGPRVIELDWKMRQYDPILLAGRELMHELSAQTGLAVFASVFYDGRIINTYIAEPADTYHFAFGRGQPLPFFRGAQSKVLIAYQKGRRLQRLFDEHMASDPDSPYDWAGFSKAAKKIRKDGYCLTHDELNLGLTGIAAPIIQTDLDEVVGSLSAVGSTQSFKLLRQETVIEMVMDTTRRIAENMHNAPSGIAP encoded by the coding sequence ATGAGCAGCCTGAGCAAATTGCTGAGCGTCCTGGACCTGTTCGGCCCCCAGACGTTGAAGATCGACCCCGACACCATCGCCGAGCGCATGGGCCTGTCACGGGCCACCGTGTACCGCTACGTCAAGGACTTGTGCGACGCCGGCCTGCTGACCCGCGTGGATGCCGGCAGCTATGGCCTGGGCCCACGAGTGATTGAGCTGGACTGGAAGATGCGCCAGTACGACCCGATCCTGCTCGCCGGGCGCGAGCTGATGCACGAGCTGTCCGCGCAAACCGGCCTGGCGGTGTTCGCCAGCGTGTTTTACGACGGACGCATCATCAACACCTACATCGCCGAACCCGCCGACACCTATCACTTCGCGTTCGGGCGTGGGCAGCCGTTGCCGTTCTTTCGCGGTGCACAATCGAAGGTTTTGATCGCCTATCAGAAAGGTCGCCGCCTGCAACGCCTGTTCGACGAACACATGGCCAGCGACCCCGACAGTCCCTATGACTGGGCCGGTTTCAGCAAGGCCGCGAAAAAGATCCGCAAGGACGGTTACTGCCTGACCCACGACGAGCTCAACCTGGGCCTGACCGGTATCGCCGCACCGATCATCCAGACGGACCTCGACGAAGTGGTCGGCAGCCTGTCGGCCGTCGGCAGCACCCAAAGCTTCAAGCTGCTGCGCCAGGAAACCGTGATTGAAATGGTGATGGACACCACCCGGCGCATTGCCGAAAACATGCATAACGCGCCGAGCGGTATCGCGCCCTAG
- a CDS encoding acetolactate synthase large subunit, whose product MNGAQLIVNAAAASGIEYCFANPGTTEIPLVAAMASAPALKPVLSLFEGVCTGAADGYGRIAGKPAMTLTHLGPGFANGIANLHNARRANTPIVNVIGDHASWHVNYDPPLASDIQALAGAVSGWVRTSRTASGVGEDLQEAMRAAWQAKGQIASLILPMDLQAHAVTHTGVFAPIRPPVRRFAGDRIESVAKALRDGLRLVFIVGDEGLSVAGLEAAGRLAQLPGVRLFAETFPRLSYRGGGLPDLDRLPYFPEVAIEILEQYDLVVCAGVPEPISYFGYEGIPSRLAERERLLALADVGDDVAGALTALADALDAPAYIPTPQGIELPPGHAELTPQSVGQVLAASLPDDSIVSVEGGTCGYPFFTASARAARHRVLTNTGGAIGQGIPVGFGAALAERGNRVYCLQSDGSAQYTIQTLWSIAREQLPVVILIAANHRYAILQNELRRFGMTELGPEALKLTVLDSPRIDWKALAKGYGVPASTVHTNAELQRALANANADGGPCLIEMAL is encoded by the coding sequence ATGAATGGTGCGCAACTGATAGTGAATGCGGCAGCGGCAAGCGGTATCGAGTACTGCTTCGCCAACCCCGGGACCACCGAGATTCCCCTGGTGGCCGCCATGGCCAGCGCACCCGCTCTCAAGCCGGTGTTGTCGCTGTTCGAAGGGGTCTGCACCGGTGCGGCCGATGGCTATGGCCGGATTGCCGGCAAACCGGCCATGACCCTGACCCACTTGGGGCCTGGGTTCGCCAACGGCATCGCCAACCTGCACAATGCACGCCGTGCCAACACCCCGATCGTCAACGTGATCGGCGACCACGCCTCCTGGCACGTCAACTACGACCCGCCGCTGGCCAGTGACATCCAGGCCCTGGCCGGCGCGGTTTCCGGCTGGGTGCGCACCTCGCGCACCGCGTCGGGGGTTGGCGAAGACCTGCAGGAAGCCATGCGCGCGGCCTGGCAGGCCAAAGGGCAGATCGCCAGTTTGATCCTGCCCATGGACCTGCAAGCTCACGCCGTGACCCACACCGGTGTGTTCGCCCCGATCCGCCCGCCGGTGCGCCGCTTTGCCGGTGACCGCATCGAGAGCGTGGCCAAGGCCCTGCGTGACGGCCTGCGGCTGGTGTTTATCGTCGGCGACGAAGGCTTGTCGGTGGCCGGCCTGGAAGCGGCGGGGCGCCTGGCGCAACTGCCGGGCGTGCGTCTGTTCGCCGAGACCTTTCCGCGCCTCAGCTACCGTGGCGGTGGCTTGCCGGACCTGGACCGCCTGCCGTACTTCCCGGAAGTGGCGATTGAAATCCTCGAGCAATACGACCTGGTGGTGTGCGCCGGCGTGCCGGAGCCCATCAGCTACTTCGGCTACGAAGGCATCCCGTCGCGCCTGGCCGAACGTGAGCGCCTGCTGGCGTTGGCCGATGTCGGTGACGATGTCGCCGGCGCGCTGACGGCATTGGCCGACGCCCTCGATGCGCCGGCCTATATACCGACGCCCCAGGGCATCGAACTGCCGCCCGGCCATGCCGAGCTGACCCCGCAGTCGGTGGGCCAGGTGCTGGCCGCCTCCCTGCCGGACGACAGCATTGTCTCCGTGGAAGGCGGCACCTGCGGCTATCCGTTCTTCACCGCTTCGGCCCGCGCCGCACGGCACCGGGTACTGACCAACACCGGTGGCGCGATCGGCCAGGGTATCCCGGTCGGCTTCGGCGCCGCCCTGGCCGAGCGCGGCAACCGTGTGTACTGCCTGCAATCGGACGGCAGTGCCCAGTACACCATTCAAACCCTGTGGAGCATCGCCCGCGAGCAATTGCCGGTGGTGATCCTGATTGCCGCCAACCATCGCTACGCGATTCTGCAGAACGAGTTGCGCCGCTTCGGCATGACCGAACTCGGCCCTGAAGCCCTGAAGCTGACGGTGCTCGACAGCCCGCGCATCGACTGGAAAGCCCTGGCCAAAGGCTATGGCGTACCGGCCAGCACGGTGCACACCAATGCCGAACTGCAACGGGCGCTGGCCAATGCGAATGCCGACGGCGGGCCTTGCCTGATCGAAATGGCGCTGTGA